From Micromonospora sp. NBC_01699, a single genomic window includes:
- a CDS encoding PQQ-dependent sugar dehydrogenase: MPKLLRRALSMVLALALSLPVVTGLLLGADKPAAAIPPGFTEQVVFTGLTRPTKVVFSPDGRVFIAQKNGQIKVYDSTSDTTATVFADLRANVYDYEDFGLIGLALPPNFPADPYVYVSYSYDGVIGGSAPTYNDTCPVTGNCVSSSRVSRLRANGDVMTGTEQVLLHDWCQQIESHSIGDLNFGPDGALYVAGGEGASATFTDYGQAGNPTNPCGDPPAPAGGAQTPPTSEGGALRSQDIRTSGDPTGLSGTLVRINPATGAAMPDNPLANSTDPNNRRILAHGLRNPTRWTFRPGTSDVWIGDVGWRTWEEINRIPNPAAGPLRNYGWPCYEGNGMQGGYNSANLTLCESLYSAPAGTVTPPYYTYAHSQVVAPDDGCSTGGSAPSGIAFYPATGGNYPAAYAGALFFADYSRECIWAMRAGANGEPDPASIIPFSNTVSGPVDLKIGPDQDLYYVDLTGGTVRRFHYSSGNQPPVAAISANPVSGNAPLRVNFDATGSTDSDPGDILSYQWDFTSDGTFDATGATTSYTYSTVGTYTARLRVSDIGGSSDIETIQIRVGTNAPVPVIDSPANSFNWQVGQTVTFSGHASDPQEGNLGPAALHWELINRHCYAADNCHTHPVQNVTGVASGSFTAPDHEFPSYLELILTATDSGGLTGSTTVRLDPRTVNLNLASSPSGLTLNVNGADVVTPATRQVIVGSTNTVSAPTPQAVGASTFDFDRWSDNGARTHVVTAPATATTYTATYTADYGGGDCGDTFGYTCATATGRAFVPVDGAVLPLTGDEGITQVTLPFPIPFYGHSYTSAWVDVNGKISFTDPGPIPSGVNSPIPEPVAPNASIYPFWDDLFARADSSVRTGVIGTAPNRQFVVEWRNSGMYGSSSARVTFEALISETGQITFNYADLANTKPAELGGGATVGIENAAGTVATQYGINQPLLANGKAVIFTPPNGGPPAEPEPPTTGTVTGTVTRAAGGTAVAGATVTLSPGGRTATTAANGTYTLTGVTPGTYTVAGTATGDLTGSGPVTVVAGSTHTVNLALNAPPPPEEPPPGGDGDYTKSTETRAFVPADGTVLPLTGDDAVGEVTLPFAFPFYGQTYASAWVSSNGFLSFVNPSGAQPENAALPSVALPNGAVYPFWDDLVIRADTTIRTASLGTGTNRRFVVEWRNIGMYGSSSARITAEVILSVNGEIAFHYADLATTKPAELGSGATVGIENPAGTAAFQHSYNQPILLNGQAIVFRPE, translated from the coding sequence ATGCCGAAGCTATTGCGGCGCGCACTGTCAATGGTGTTAGCGCTGGCCCTGAGTTTACCCGTGGTGACCGGCCTGCTACTCGGTGCCGACAAGCCCGCGGCGGCAATTCCGCCGGGATTCACCGAACAGGTGGTATTCACCGGGCTGACCCGACCGACCAAAGTGGTCTTCTCACCGGACGGACGGGTCTTCATCGCCCAGAAGAACGGGCAGATCAAGGTCTACGACAGCACCTCCGACACCACCGCCACGGTCTTCGCCGACCTGCGGGCCAACGTCTACGACTACGAGGACTTCGGTCTGATCGGCCTGGCCCTGCCACCGAACTTCCCCGCCGACCCGTACGTCTACGTCAGCTACAGCTACGACGGCGTGATCGGCGGCAGCGCCCCGACGTACAACGACACCTGCCCGGTCACCGGCAACTGCGTGTCCAGCTCCCGGGTCTCCCGGCTGCGGGCCAACGGCGACGTGATGACCGGAACCGAGCAGGTGCTGCTGCACGACTGGTGCCAGCAGATCGAGTCGCACTCGATCGGCGACCTCAACTTCGGCCCGGACGGCGCGCTCTACGTCGCCGGCGGCGAGGGCGCCTCGGCCACCTTCACCGACTACGGCCAGGCCGGCAACCCGACCAACCCGTGCGGCGACCCGCCGGCACCGGCCGGCGGCGCGCAGACCCCGCCCACCAGCGAGGGCGGCGCACTGCGCTCCCAGGACATCCGCACCTCCGGCGACCCGACCGGGCTCTCCGGCACCCTGGTCCGGATCAACCCGGCGACCGGCGCGGCGATGCCGGACAACCCGCTGGCCAACAGCACCGACCCGAACAACCGGCGGATCCTCGCCCACGGGCTGCGCAACCCCACCCGGTGGACGTTCCGGCCCGGCACCAGCGACGTCTGGATCGGCGACGTCGGCTGGCGTACCTGGGAGGAGATCAACCGGATCCCGAACCCGGCCGCCGGACCGCTGCGCAACTACGGCTGGCCCTGCTACGAGGGCAACGGGATGCAGGGCGGCTACAACTCGGCCAACCTCACCCTCTGCGAGAGCCTCTACAGCGCACCCGCCGGCACCGTCACCCCGCCGTACTACACGTACGCGCACAGCCAGGTGGTGGCACCCGACGACGGCTGCTCGACCGGTGGCTCGGCCCCGTCCGGCATCGCCTTCTACCCGGCCACCGGCGGCAACTACCCGGCCGCGTACGCGGGCGCGCTGTTCTTCGCCGACTACTCCCGCGAGTGCATCTGGGCCATGCGCGCCGGTGCCAACGGCGAGCCCGACCCGGCCAGCATCATCCCGTTCTCCAACACCGTCTCCGGCCCGGTCGACCTGAAGATCGGCCCGGACCAGGACCTCTACTACGTCGACCTGACCGGCGGCACCGTCCGCCGCTTCCACTACAGCTCGGGCAACCAGCCGCCGGTCGCGGCGATCAGCGCCAACCCGGTCTCCGGCAACGCGCCGCTGCGGGTGAACTTCGACGCGACCGGCTCGACCGACTCCGACCCCGGCGACATCCTCAGCTACCAGTGGGACTTCACCAGCGACGGGACCTTCGACGCCACCGGTGCCACGACCAGCTACACGTACTCCACCGTCGGCACGTACACGGCGCGGTTGCGGGTGTCCGACATCGGCGGTTCCAGCGACATCGAGACGATCCAGATCAGGGTCGGCACCAACGCGCCGGTACCGGTGATCGACTCGCCCGCCAACTCGTTCAACTGGCAGGTGGGGCAGACCGTCACCTTCTCCGGGCACGCCAGCGACCCGCAGGAGGGCAACCTGGGGCCGGCGGCCCTGCACTGGGAACTGATCAACCGGCACTGCTACGCGGCCGACAACTGCCACACCCACCCGGTGCAGAACGTGACCGGGGTGGCGTCCGGCTCCTTCACCGCACCGGATCACGAGTTCCCGTCGTACCTCGAACTGATCCTGACCGCGACCGACAGCGGCGGTCTGACCGGAAGCACGACGGTCCGCCTCGACCCGCGCACGGTCAATCTCAACCTGGCCAGCAGCCCCAGCGGGCTGACCCTGAACGTCAACGGCGCGGACGTCGTCACCCCGGCGACCCGGCAGGTCATCGTCGGCTCGACGAACACGGTGAGCGCGCCGACACCACAGGCGGTCGGCGCCTCGACCTTCGACTTCGACCGCTGGTCGGACAACGGCGCCCGGACCCACGTGGTGACCGCACCGGCGACCGCCACCACCTACACCGCTACCTACACAGCCGACTACGGCGGCGGAGACTGCGGTGACACCTTCGGCTACACCTGCGCCACCGCCACCGGCCGGGCGTTCGTGCCGGTCGACGGCGCGGTGCTGCCGCTGACCGGGGACGAGGGGATCACCCAGGTCACGCTCCCGTTCCCGATCCCGTTCTACGGGCACAGCTACACCAGTGCCTGGGTCGACGTGAACGGCAAGATCTCGTTCACCGATCCCGGACCGATCCCCTCGGGCGTCAACTCGCCGATACCGGAACCGGTCGCGCCCAACGCCTCGATCTACCCGTTCTGGGACGACCTGTTCGCGCGGGCCGACTCCAGCGTGCGGACCGGCGTGATCGGCACCGCACCGAACCGCCAGTTCGTGGTCGAGTGGCGCAACAGCGGCATGTACGGCTCGTCGTCGGCCCGGGTGACCTTCGAGGCGCTCATCTCCGAGACCGGGCAGATCACCTTCAACTACGCCGACCTGGCCAACACCAAGCCGGCCGAGCTGGGCGGTGGCGCCACCGTCGGCATCGAGAACGCCGCCGGCACGGTCGCCACCCAGTACGGCATCAACCAGCCGTTGCTGGCCAACGGCAAGGCGGTCATCTTCACCCCGCCGAACGGCGGTCCCCCGGCCGAGCCGGAGCCGCCGACCACGGGCACCGTCACCGGCACGGTGACCAGGGCAGCCGGCGGTACGGCGGTCGCGGGTGCGACGGTCACCCTGTCACCGGGCGGCCGGACGGCCACCACCGCGGCGAACGGGACGTACACGCTGACCGGGGTGACGCCGGGCACGTACACGGTTGCCGGCACCGCCACCGGTGACCTGACCGGGTCGGGTCCGGTGACCGTGGTCGCCGGCAGCACCCACACGGTCAACCTGGCGCTGAACGCGCCCCCGCCGCCGGAGGAGCCCCCGCCGGGCGGCGACGGCGACTACACCAAATCGACCGAGACCAGGGCGTTCGTCCCGGCCGACGGAACCGTGCTACCGCTGACCGGCGACGACGCGGTGGGCGAGGTGACCCTGCCGTTCGCCTTCCCGTTCTACGGGCAGACGTACGCCTCGGCCTGGGTGTCCAGCAACGGGTTCCTCTCGTTCGTCAACCCGAGCGGAGCCCAACCGGAGAACGCGGCGCTGCCGAGCGTGGCGCTGCCGAACGGAGCGGTGTACCCGTTCTGGGACGACCTGGTGATCCGCGCCGACACCACGATCCGAACCGCCTCCCTCGGTACGGGCACCAACCGCCGGTTCGTGGTCGAGTGGCGCAACATCGGCATGTACGGGTCGTCGTCGGCCCGGATCACGGCCGAGGTGATCCTCTCGGTCAACGGCGAGATCGCCTTCCACTACGCCGACCTGGCCACAACAAAGCCGGCCGAGCTGGGCAGCGGCGCCACCGTCGGGATCGAGAACCCGGCCGGTACCGCAGCCTTCCAACACTCGTACAACCAACCGATCCTGCTCAACGGCCAGGCGATCGTCTTCCGCCCCGAGTAG
- a CDS encoding lipopolysaccharide biosynthesis protein: protein MVSATPDAPTESVPTESPPAPSRGRIRSAIGWSYLLTAGRVGSSIVVTFLLAKLLGPNEFGLVAMATVFITIAQTIIQQGLVSAIVQRDKLTPEHLDAAFGVTLLAGLGVGALTALLSPVWAFVNRSPDGLTEVCLALSPLVLLQGLAIVPEALLRRDLQFRSVAIRTLLAAAISGVVGISLALAGAGIWALVAQQLATSVVSLIVLWTVCPWRPSRRPRLGAIRDLWAFSAHSANAGLGLMLSSKADIIFTGIFFGPAATGIYRLAARLPDMLVDVTVRSLQQVALPSLSRLQAEREAFATHLTKLQHLGAIAGLPVLGVLTATATPLVGFLGPEWAGTEIPLRLLCLFGVINVYGVLLGPALQAIGQPAKLAAILWTRGILGVATLAAVGTLLNGRDDVTEASAVAIAGIGMQLVVNAVSIWVTVRKAIGASVVRFLVPTLPALLAAAGAALTPLATDRLGVNDLHPLLGVFVLGAAAGLVAATLLLSTDARARRLILTRLRPTR from the coding sequence GTGGTCAGCGCAACGCCCGACGCACCCACCGAGTCCGTACCGACCGAATCCCCGCCGGCGCCCAGCCGCGGCCGCATCCGCTCGGCCATCGGCTGGTCCTACCTGCTCACCGCCGGCCGGGTCGGTTCCTCGATCGTGGTCACCTTCCTGCTCGCGAAGCTGCTCGGCCCGAACGAGTTCGGGCTGGTGGCGATGGCCACGGTCTTCATCACCATCGCCCAGACGATCATCCAGCAGGGGCTGGTCTCGGCGATCGTGCAGCGGGACAAGCTCACCCCGGAGCACCTCGACGCCGCCTTCGGGGTGACCCTGCTCGCCGGCCTCGGTGTCGGCGCGCTCACCGCCCTTCTCAGCCCGGTCTGGGCGTTCGTCAACCGCAGCCCGGACGGGCTGACCGAGGTCTGCCTCGCCCTCTCCCCGCTCGTACTGCTCCAGGGGTTGGCCATCGTGCCGGAGGCGTTGCTCCGTCGCGACCTGCAATTCCGCTCGGTCGCCATCCGTACCCTGCTGGCCGCCGCGATCAGCGGCGTCGTCGGCATCTCGCTCGCCCTGGCCGGCGCGGGCATCTGGGCCCTGGTGGCGCAGCAACTGGCCACCTCCGTGGTCAGCCTGATCGTGCTCTGGACGGTCTGCCCCTGGCGGCCGAGCCGGCGCCCCCGGCTCGGCGCCATCCGCGACCTGTGGGCCTTCTCCGCCCACTCGGCGAACGCCGGCCTCGGCCTCATGCTCAGCTCCAAGGCCGACATCATCTTCACCGGCATCTTCTTCGGCCCGGCCGCCACCGGCATCTACCGGCTCGCCGCGCGGCTGCCGGACATGCTGGTCGACGTGACGGTCCGGTCGCTGCAACAGGTCGCGCTGCCGTCGCTGTCCCGGCTCCAGGCGGAACGGGAGGCGTTCGCCACCCACCTCACCAAGCTGCAACACCTCGGCGCGATCGCCGGCCTGCCGGTGCTGGGCGTGCTCACCGCCACCGCGACCCCGCTGGTCGGCTTCCTCGGTCCGGAGTGGGCCGGCACCGAGATCCCGCTGCGGCTGCTCTGCCTCTTCGGCGTGATCAACGTGTACGGCGTGCTGCTCGGCCCGGCACTCCAGGCGATCGGGCAGCCGGCGAAGCTCGCCGCGATCCTCTGGACCCGGGGCATCCTCGGCGTGGCGACCCTGGCCGCGGTCGGCACCCTGCTCAACGGGCGCGACGACGTGACCGAGGCGAGTGCGGTCGCGATCGCCGGCATCGGCATGCAGCTCGTGGTCAACGCCGTCTCCATCTGGGTCACCGTGCGCAAGGCGATCGGTGCCTCGGTGGTCCGGTTCCTCGTACCGACCCTGCCGGCGCTGCTGGCCGCCGCCGGTGCCGCGCTGACCCCGCTGGCCACCGACCGGCTCGGGGTGAACGACCTGCACCCGCTGCTCGGCGTCTTCGTCCTCGGCGCCGCCGCCGGCCTGGTCGCCGCCACCCTCCTGCTCTCCACCGACGCCCGCGCCCGCCGCCTGATCCTCACCCGCCTCCGCCCCACCCGCTAA